Proteins encoded within one genomic window of Brassica rapa cultivar Chiifu-401-42 chromosome A09, CAAS_Brap_v3.01, whole genome shotgun sequence:
- the LOC103839797 gene encoding monothiol glutaredoxin-S17 → MGGAVKDIASKSELDNLRQSGAPIALHFWASWCDASKQMDQVFSHLATDFPRSHFFRVEAEEHPEISEAYSVSAVPFFVFFKDGKAVDTLEGADPSSLANKVGKIAGSSTSAEPAAPASLGLAAGPTILETVKENAKATVKDRAQPAPTTENLNDRLEKLTNSHPVMLFMKGTPEEPRCGFSRQVVGVLREENVDFGSFDILSDNEVREGLKKFSNWPTFPQLYCNGELLGGSDIVLEMQKSGELRQVLSEKGKQSLEDRLKTLINSEKVMLFMKGSPDEPKCGFSSKVVKALRDENVNFGSFDILSDEEVRQGIKSFSNWPTFPQLYYKGELVGGCDIIMELSNSGDLGATLSE, encoded by the exons ATGGGTGGTGCGGTGAAGGATATCGCTTCAAAGTCGGAGCTTGATAACTTGCGCCAGAGCGGCGCACCAATCGCGCTTCACTTCTGGGCTTCGTGGTGTGATGCGTCGAAGCAGATGGATCAAGTCTTCTCTCACCTCGCTACTGATTTCCCTCGCTCCCACTTCTTTAGG GTAGAAGCTGAGGAACATCCTGAAATATCTGAAGCTTACTCTGTTTCTGCTGTTCCCTTTTTCGTCTTCTTCAAG GATGGCAAAGCTGTGGATACACTTGAAGGCGCAGATCCATCGAGTTTAGCCAACAAGGTTGGCAAAATAGCTGGTTCTAGTACTTCTGCTGAGCCTGCTGCTCCGGCAAGCCTAGGGTTAGCTGCAGGGCCGACGATTCTTGAAACCGTGAAGGAGAACGCGAAAGCTACCGTGAAAGACCGAGCTCAGCCTGCGCCCACCACTGAAAATCTCAATGACCGTTTGGAGAAGCTCACTAACTCTCACCCTGTCATGTTGTTCATGAAAGGCACTCCTGAAGAGCCTAGGTGCGGGTTTAGCAGGCAAGTAGTGGGCGTTTTGAGAGAGGAGAATGTTGATTTCGGAAGCTTCGATATACTTTCTGACAACGAAGTGCGTGAAGGTCTGAAGAAATTCTCAAACTGGCCAACGTTTCCTCAGCTGTACTGCAACGGGGAGCTTCTAGGAGGATCAGACATTGTCCTGGAGATGCAAAAGAGCGGCGAGCTGAGACAAGTGTTGTCTGAGAAAGGGAAACAGAGTCTTGAAGATAGGTTGAAGACGTTGATTAACTCGGAGAAGGTTATGCTTTTCATGAAAGGTTCACCGGATGAACCAAAGTGTGGGTTTAGCTCAAAAGTGGTGAAAGCACTTAGAGATGAGAATGTGAATTTCGGGTCGTTTGACATATTGAGTGATGAAGAAGTGAGACAAGGGATAAAGAGTTTCTCAAACTGGCCTACGTTTCCTCAGCTTTACTATAAAGGTGAGTTAGTTGGAGGATGTGATATCATTATGGAGCTGAGTAACAGTGGTGACCTCGGAGCAACACTATCTGAGTAA
- the LOC103839798 gene encoding sphingolipid delta(4)-desaturase DES1-like, with amino-acid sequence MGKGGRESISKEEGVMATDFFWSYTDEPHASRRRQILSRYPQIKELFGPDPWAFLKVTLVVILQLTAAATLHDSGWLKILTIAYFFGSFLNHNLFLAIHELSHNLAFSTPVYNRCLGIIANLPIGVPMSVTFQKYHLEHHRFQGVDGVDMDVPTYTEAHLVTNVITKTIWVLLQLFFYALRPLFIKPKPPGYWELFNFIIQIGLDVSVVLVFGWRSFAYLILSTFVGGGMHPMAGHFISEHYVFNPDQETYSYYGPLNLLTWSVGYHNEHHDFPRIPGHKLHKVKEIAGEYYEGLESYKSWSQVIYMYIMDKTIGPFSRMKRKLSTAATRNKSE; translated from the exons ATGGGGAAAGGAGGACGTGAGAGTATATCAAAGGAAGAAGGAGTCatggctacagacttcttctgGTCTTACACTGATGAGCCTCACGCTTCAAGAAGACGTCAGATTCTCTCCCGCTATCCTCAGATTAAAGAACTCTTTGGTCCTGATCCATGGGCTTTTCTCAAG GTCACATTAGTCGTTATTCTCCAACTTACGGCAGCTGCAACCCTTCACGACTCAGGATGGCTCAAGATTCTAACCATTGCTTACTTCTTTGGATCATTCCTCAACCACAATCTCTTCTTAGCAATCCATGAGCTAAGCCACAACCTCGCCTTTTCAACTCCGGTCTACAACCGCTGCCTCGGTATTATTGCCAACCTTCCAATTGGTGTACCAATGTCAGTAACATTCCAAAAATACCATCTCGAGCACCACCGGTTCCAAGGAGTAGACGGTGTTGATATGGATGTCCCTACTTACACAGAAGCTCATTTAGTAACCAATGTTATTACCAAAACCATTTGGGTTTTGTTACAACTCTTCTTCTACGCTCTTAGACCATTATTCATCAAACCAAAACCACCCGGTTATTGGGAATTATTCAACTTTATTATTCAGATCGGTTTAGATGTATCCGTGGTTCTCGTCTTCGGATGGAGATCTTTTGCCTATCTAATCTTATCAACGTTTGTTGGAGGCGGAATGCATCCAATGGCTGGACATTTTATCTCGGAACATTACGTTTTTAACCCGGACCAAGAGACTTATTCCTATTATGGTCCACTGAATCTGCTAACATGGAGTGTTGGATACCATAACGAGCACCATGATTTCCCGAGGATACCGGGACATAAGCTGCATAAGGTGAAGGAGATAGCAGGCGAGTATTATGAAGGATTGGAGTCGTATAAGTCATGGTCACAagtgatatatatgtatattatggATAAAACAATTGGACCTTTTAGCAGAATGAAGAGAAAACTCTCAACAGCAGCTACACGTAATAAGTCTGAATAG